DNA from Sulfurimonas gotlandica GD1:
TTTTAACAAAACCATTACTGCAATATGGTGTAGAAGAAGCAATAAGTGCTCAAGTCGAGACGATGGCTATTGTAACGGGTCGTGGTAAAAGAGCCATTGAAGACCATTTTGACATATCTTATGAACTCGAACATCAGATTAAAGGCACTTCAAAAGAGCACTATTTAACTGAAATAAGAGAAGTAATCACAAACTGTACATTTTCATATACAAGACAGATTGAGATGAAAGGTTTAGGCCATGCAATTGCTTGTGGTGAAACACTTATTGGTAATGAACCCTTCGCTGTAATCTTAGCAGATGACTTATGTGACAACGAAGATGGAGACTCAGTTTTATCTCAAATGATTAGCTTATATGAAAAGTATAAATGTAGCATTGTTGCAGTTGAAGAGATTCCGATAAAAGATTCAAACAAATATGGTGTAATTGCCGGTGAAACAATAGAAGAAAATGTTATAAGAGTTACAAATATGGTAGAAAAACCTGAGCCAGAGGATGCGCCATCAAATTTAGCAATCATTGGTAGATATATACTTACACCTGATATATTTGAGATTATCAAAGATACAAAAGCCGGTCGTGGTGGAGAGATACAGATAACAGATGCCCTTCTTACACAAGCAAAACAAGGTAAGGTTATAGCATATAAATTTAAAGGTAAAAGATTTGATTGTGGTAGCGTTGATGGCTTCGTTGAAGCGACAAACTACTTTTATAACAAACAGAAATAACGGAAAAAATTATGATATTAATGATAGATAATTACGATAGCTTTACTTACAATATAGTTCAGTATTGCAGAGAATTAGGCGCGGATTTAAAAATAATTAGAAATGATGAGATGAATGTAAGTGAAATAGAAGCGCTTAGCCCAGAAAAGATAATTATCTCACCCGGTCCTGCATCTCCAGACGAAGCTGGTGTGACTTTAGAAGTAATAGATTATTTTAAAGACAAACTTCCAATTCTTGGCATTTGTTTAGGACATCAGAGTATAGCTCAAGTTTTTGGAGCAGATGTAGTTCGTGCAAAAAATATGATGCATGGTAAAACTTCAACTATGAAACGAGTAGGTGAATGTGAGATTTTTAAAAATTTGCCACAAGAATTTATTGCAACTAGATATCACTCCCTAATAGTAGATAAAGAATCTCTTCCAGAAATAGTAGAAGCTACAGCATATAGCACAGATGATGATGAAATAATGGCTCTCAAGATTAAAGATAAAGATATTTATGGAGTTCAATTCCATCCTGAGTCTATTATGAGTGAGTATGGACATGAAATTATTGGGAATTTCTTAAAACTATGAGTCATAGATTCGTCTTATTCTCAATACTGGGAATAGATGCATTTATACTTTTTTTTCAAACATCTTCACTCTCAATTTCTCATGCAGAATCTATGATTCTTTATGGAGATTTCTCTTTTTTACAACTAATTATAAAAACCTCTCTATATTTTTTTGGTTCGAATGATTTTGCACTAAGATTTCCTATGATTATATTGCATCTCTTAAGTGGAGTGTTACTATATAAGATTTCAAAAGCTTATCTCCAAAATAGAAAAAATCGACTATGGCTACTTCTTATATTTGTTCTTTTACCTGGAGTAATAAGTTCTGCAATTATTGTAGAGAGTGCAGGCTTGATAATCTTTGGATTACTATTTTTTGTATATGCCTATGAGAATTTTTCAAGAAAATATATATATTTAATTCTTAGTACTTATGTGCTAATAAGTGGAGAATTTGTATATTTATTTTTAGCACTATCTATTTTTTCGATATATACAAAGCAGAGAACTTTTTTTATATATAATATGTTTGCTTTTTTTATATCACTGTTTATATACGGTGTAGATACTAAGGGGATCCCACAAGGGCATTTTTTAGATTCAATAGCTGTATATACCGCAATATTTACTCCAATTATCTTTATTTATATTTTTTATATTTTATACAGAAGGTATTTGACTAAACAAATAGATATTTTATGGTTTATATCATCAGTTGCATTTGTATTTTCACTACTTTTGTCTTTTAGACAAAGAATAGAGTTAGAACATTTCGCTCCATATCTTATTTTAGCTCTTCCATTAGCGGCACAAACATTTTACCATTCTTATAGAGTTAGGCTTAAAATATTTAGAACAAAATATAGAGTTGCTTTTGTAGTATCACTTGTGTTGCTGATGTTAAATTCATTAGTAGTATTTTTTAATAAAGAGATTTACATATTTATAGATAACCCCCAAAATCATTTTGCATACAATATGCATGTAGCAAAAGAGTTGGCTGATGAACTAAAAAGCAGAGGCATCGAGTGTGTAGATACAGATTATAAGATGTCTAGTCGATTAAAGTTTTATGGTGTAACTAATTGCAACACTA
Protein-coding regions in this window:
- the galU gene encoding UTP--glucose-1-phosphate uridylyltransferase GalU — its product is MSNNNMKIRKCLFPAAGYGTRFLPATKAIPKEMLPVLTKPLLQYGVEEAISAQVETMAIVTGRGKRAIEDHFDISYELEHQIKGTSKEHYLTEIREVITNCTFSYTRQIEMKGLGHAIACGETLIGNEPFAVILADDLCDNEDGDSVLSQMISLYEKYKCSIVAVEEIPIKDSNKYGVIAGETIEENVIRVTNMVEKPEPEDAPSNLAIIGRYILTPDIFEIIKDTKAGRGGEIQITDALLTQAKQGKVIAYKFKGKRFDCGSVDGFVEATNYFYNKQK
- a CDS encoding anthranilate synthase component II, yielding MILMIDNYDSFTYNIVQYCRELGADLKIIRNDEMNVSEIEALSPEKIIISPGPASPDEAGVTLEVIDYFKDKLPILGICLGHQSIAQVFGADVVRAKNMMHGKTSTMKRVGECEIFKNLPQEFIATRYHSLIVDKESLPEIVEATAYSTDDDEIMALKIKDKDIYGVQFHPESIMSEYGHEIIGNFLKL